A section of the Bryobacteraceae bacterium genome encodes:
- a CDS encoding riboflavin biosynthesis protein RibD — protein MNPQWIREALDLARQGVGRVSPNPAVGAVVVREGRVVGRGFHTWAGVKHAEVIALEEAGELARGADLYVTLEPCAHQGRTPPCTEAIVRAGIARVISITEDPNPLVSGKGFARLREAGVEVMLAPEFAEEARRLNLAFFHFMRTGKPLVTLKSALTLDGKIAAPEDNTGWITSERARAHVQTVRHEHDAILTGINTVLGDDCLLTDRSGLERARPLLRIVLDSLLRLPPESRMVRSCRGDVLVVCTSVAPAARRAALESHGVEVVALDGEDGRPDLKKVVGLLAERQYQSLMIEAGSKVNWSALEGAVADRILFYYAPKILGGMQSLPVAGGLGRRRRRDAILFRDVRLKPIPPDEFLLEAWLVKE, from the coding sequence ATGAACCCGCAGTGGATCCGCGAAGCGCTGGACCTCGCCCGCCAGGGCGTGGGACGCGTTTCGCCCAACCCGGCGGTGGGCGCGGTGGTGGTGCGCGAGGGGCGCGTGGTGGGCCGCGGGTTCCACACGTGGGCCGGGGTGAAACACGCGGAGGTGATTGCGCTGGAAGAGGCGGGCGAGCTGGCGCGGGGGGCGGACCTCTATGTGACGCTGGAGCCCTGCGCGCACCAGGGGCGCACGCCGCCGTGCACGGAGGCGATTGTGCGGGCGGGCATCGCGCGCGTCATCTCGATCACCGAGGACCCGAACCCGCTGGTGTCGGGCAAGGGTTTTGCGAGGCTGCGGGAGGCGGGCGTCGAGGTGATGCTTGCGCCGGAGTTTGCGGAAGAGGCGCGGCGGCTGAACCTGGCGTTTTTCCATTTCATGCGGACCGGAAAGCCGCTGGTGACGCTGAAATCGGCGTTGACGCTGGACGGCAAGATCGCCGCGCCGGAGGACAACACGGGCTGGATCACGTCCGAGCGGGCCCGGGCCCATGTGCAGACGGTGCGGCACGAGCACGACGCGATTCTGACGGGCATCAACACGGTGCTTGGAGACGACTGTCTGCTGACGGACCGCAGCGGGCTGGAGCGCGCGCGGCCGCTGCTGCGGATTGTGCTGGACTCGCTGCTGCGGCTGCCGCCGGAGAGCCGGATGGTGCGCAGTTGCCGGGGCGATGTGCTGGTGGTGTGCACGTCGGTGGCGCCGGCGGCGCGGCGGGCGGCGCTGGAGTCGCACGGGGTGGAGGTGGTGGCGCTGGACGGGGAAGACGGGCGGCCGGACCTGAAGAAAGTGGTCGGGCTGCTGGCGGAGCGGCAGTATCAGTCGCTGATGATTGAGGCGGGGAGCAAGGTGAACTGGTCGGCGCTGGAGGGCGCGGTGGCGGACCGGATTCTGTTTTATTACGCGCCGAAGATTCTGGGCGGGATGCAGTCGCTGCCGGTGGCGGGCGGGCTGGGCCGGCGCCGGCGGCGCGACGCGATCCTGTTTCGCGACGTGCGGCTGAAGCCGATCCCGCCCGATGAATTTTTGCTGGAGGCGTGGCTCGTGAAGGAGTGA
- the bglS gene encoding glycosyl hydrolase — MRWIIPLLLAGTAALAQFPPQKPPAKGPWSNEKLPPEERARLLVQAMTLDEKIQMVHGIGWYFGPDMNLAGQEPPPVVWRSNGGGGFIPGIPRLGVPDVQMNDAAVGSTGGARMGRYSTALPSALALAATWDPALARQYGALIGKELRDQGFNVSLGGGINLTREPRNGRNFEYLGEDPLLAGLMIARYLDGKQSQGVVGLLKHYALNDQESGRNFVNVRMPRKGARESDLLAFEIAVREGRPGAIMCSYNLVDGDYACENAWLLNDVLKNEWGFPGFVVSDWGATHSTVKAARNGLDMEMPGDTFFGAPLKEAVLKGEVPMERLDDMVRRIAWALFRAGAFDRPRQRQVPDIFLGFDVAQKTAEAGIVLLKNQGALLPLDPSSTRSIAVIGGHADKGVLSGGGSAQVDPAGGNPVPPPPPKPGSSFLEIIFGTPVYHRSSPLRAIQAAAPAAKVAFASGDDIAAAAALARSSTVAIVFATQHTSEGVDLPDLSLPGNQNDLIAAVAAANPRTIVVLENGTAVKMPWLDRVPAVLAAWYPGIRGGEAIASVLFGRVNPSGKLPISFPRSEDDLAQPRLVRQPEPRGPQDLGPMFPGGPALMRVNTRQFDLEYPEGARAGYKWFQSMKRQPLFPFGHGLSYTTFAWSDLKLDAAKRQVSFTLRNTGQRPGAEVAQVYVQLPPAAGENYRRLAGWQKVELKPGEQRTVTVALHPLTLAVFDENSNRWQTPRGAFQVFVGSSSAVTPLSGQMQLE; from the coding sequence ATGCGTTGGATCATTCCGCTGTTGTTGGCCGGCACGGCGGCGCTGGCCCAGTTCCCCCCACAGAAGCCGCCCGCCAAAGGCCCCTGGTCGAACGAAAAGCTCCCCCCGGAAGAACGCGCCCGCCTGCTCGTACAGGCAATGACGCTCGATGAAAAAATCCAGATGGTGCACGGCATCGGCTGGTACTTCGGCCCGGACATGAACCTCGCCGGCCAGGAGCCCCCGCCCGTCGTCTGGCGCTCCAACGGCGGCGGCGGCTTCATCCCCGGCATCCCCCGGCTGGGCGTGCCCGATGTCCAGATGAACGACGCCGCCGTCGGCTCAACCGGCGGCGCCCGCATGGGCCGCTACTCCACCGCTCTGCCCTCCGCCCTCGCCCTCGCCGCCACTTGGGATCCCGCCCTCGCGCGCCAATATGGCGCCCTCATCGGAAAGGAGCTGCGCGACCAGGGCTTCAACGTCAGCCTCGGCGGCGGCATCAACCTCACGCGCGAGCCCCGCAACGGCCGCAACTTCGAATACCTCGGCGAAGACCCACTCCTGGCCGGACTCATGATCGCCCGCTACCTCGACGGCAAACAGTCGCAAGGCGTCGTCGGCCTGCTCAAGCACTACGCCCTCAACGACCAGGAGTCCGGCCGCAACTTCGTCAACGTCCGCATGCCGCGCAAGGGCGCGCGCGAAAGCGACCTGCTCGCCTTCGAAATCGCCGTCCGCGAAGGCCGGCCCGGCGCCATCATGTGCTCCTACAACCTCGTCGACGGCGACTACGCCTGCGAAAACGCCTGGCTGCTCAACGACGTCCTCAAAAACGAGTGGGGATTCCCCGGCTTCGTCGTCTCCGACTGGGGCGCCACCCACTCCACCGTCAAGGCCGCCCGCAACGGACTCGACATGGAAATGCCCGGCGACACCTTCTTCGGCGCGCCCCTCAAAGAAGCCGTGCTCAAGGGCGAGGTCCCCATGGAACGGCTCGATGACATGGTCCGCCGCATCGCCTGGGCGCTGTTCCGCGCCGGCGCCTTCGACCGCCCCAGACAGCGCCAGGTCCCCGACATCTTCCTCGGCTTTGACGTCGCCCAGAAGACCGCCGAGGCCGGCATCGTGCTCCTGAAAAACCAGGGCGCCCTCCTGCCGCTCGATCCCTCCTCCACACGCTCCATCGCCGTCATCGGCGGCCACGCCGACAAGGGCGTGCTCAGCGGCGGCGGCTCGGCCCAGGTCGATCCCGCCGGCGGCAATCCCGTCCCCCCGCCGCCCCCAAAGCCCGGCTCCAGCTTTCTCGAAATCATCTTCGGCACTCCCGTCTATCACCGTTCATCGCCCTTGCGCGCGATCCAGGCGGCCGCGCCCGCTGCAAAGGTCGCCTTCGCCTCAGGCGACGACATCGCCGCCGCCGCCGCCCTCGCCCGCTCCTCCACCGTCGCCATCGTCTTCGCCACCCAGCACACCTCGGAGGGCGTCGACCTGCCTGACCTCTCCCTGCCGGGCAACCAGAACGACCTCATCGCTGCCGTCGCCGCCGCCAACCCCCGCACCATCGTCGTGCTCGAAAACGGCACCGCGGTCAAAATGCCCTGGCTCGACCGCGTCCCCGCCGTGCTCGCCGCCTGGTATCCCGGCATCCGCGGCGGCGAGGCCATCGCCAGCGTCCTGTTCGGCCGCGTGAATCCCTCCGGCAAGCTCCCCATCTCGTTCCCACGCTCGGAAGACGACCTGGCCCAGCCGCGCCTGGTCAGGCAGCCCGAGCCCCGCGGCCCCCAGGACCTCGGCCCCATGTTCCCCGGCGGCCCGGCGTTGATGCGCGTCAACACCCGCCAGTTCGACCTCGAATATCCCGAAGGCGCCCGCGCCGGCTACAAGTGGTTCCAGTCCATGAAGCGCCAGCCGCTGTTCCCCTTCGGCCACGGCCTCTCCTACACCACCTTCGCCTGGTCGGACCTGAAGCTGGATGCCGCAAAACGCCAGGTCTCCTTCACCCTCCGCAACACCGGCCAGCGCCCCGGCGCCGAAGTCGCCCAGGTCTACGTCCAGTTGCCGCCGGCAGCGGGCGAAAACTACCGTCGCCTCGCCGGCTGGCAAAAAGTGGAGCTCAAGCCCGGAGAGCAGCGCACCGTCACCGTCGCGCTCCATCCCCTCACGCTCGCCGTCTTTGACGAAAATTCGAACCGCTGGCAGACGCCGCGCGGCGCCTTCCAGGTCTTCGTCGGCTCTTCATCCGCCGTCACGCCCCTCAGCGGGCAGATGCAACTCGAATGA
- the ftsY gene encoding signal recognition particle receptor FtsY, producing the protein MPGLLERLKQGIQKTRAGLVGKVEDVLLGRKEIDPELLDELEYTLITADIGVRTAAEILEAIRQRVDRHLVNDPAELRALIREHLLGVLEAWDRPLNWPARPPAVVLLVGVNGSGKTTTTGKLAAQFRAQGKNVLLAAADTFRAAAIEQLEVWSRRAGVDLVRQGAGADPSAVLYDAIQAAKARGTDILLADTAGRLHTKSNLMAELEKMRRTAGRLVEGAPHEVWLVLDATTGQNGLEQARRFTESAGVTGLILTKLDGTAKGGVIVAIARELNLPIRYVGVGEQTEDLLPFDPHQFIDSLFEP; encoded by the coding sequence ATGCCCGGCCTTCTTGAACGGCTCAAACAGGGGATCCAGAAGACCCGCGCCGGCCTTGTCGGCAAAGTGGAAGACGTCCTGCTCGGCAGGAAAGAGATTGATCCCGAGCTGCTGGACGAACTGGAATACACGCTGATTACCGCCGACATTGGCGTGCGCACGGCGGCCGAGATTCTGGAAGCGATCCGGCAGCGGGTGGACCGGCACCTGGTGAACGATCCCGCCGAGCTGCGGGCGCTGATCCGCGAGCATCTGCTGGGCGTGCTGGAGGCGTGGGACCGGCCGCTGAACTGGCCGGCGCGGCCGCCGGCGGTGGTTCTGCTGGTGGGCGTGAACGGCTCCGGCAAGACGACCACCACGGGCAAGCTGGCGGCGCAGTTCCGTGCACAGGGCAAGAACGTGCTGCTGGCGGCCGCGGACACGTTCCGGGCCGCCGCGATTGAGCAGCTCGAGGTGTGGAGCCGGCGGGCGGGCGTGGATCTGGTGCGGCAGGGGGCGGGCGCCGACCCGAGCGCGGTGCTGTACGACGCCATTCAGGCGGCGAAGGCGCGCGGAACCGACATCCTGCTGGCGGACACGGCGGGGCGGCTGCACACGAAGTCCAACCTGATGGCGGAACTCGAAAAGATGCGGCGCACGGCGGGGCGCCTGGTGGAAGGGGCTCCGCACGAGGTGTGGCTGGTGCTGGACGCGACGACGGGGCAGAACGGGCTGGAGCAGGCGCGCCGCTTCACCGAGTCGGCGGGGGTGACCGGGCTGATCCTGACAAAGCTGGACGGGACGGCGAAGGGCGGCGTGATTGTGGCGATCGCGCGCGAGCTGAACCTGCCGATCCGCTACGTGGGCGTCGGCGAGCAGACCGAGGATCTGCTGCCGTTCGATCCGCACCAGTTTATTGACTCGCTGTTCGAACCATGA